One Streptomyces coeruleorubidus DNA segment encodes these proteins:
- a CDS encoding ROK family transcriptional regulator — protein sequence MTGRPVRTGRGAGQASAGELLQLVRSRRAVTRGALQQATGLSRATVGQRLDRLFRAGWLREGAGGPVDSPLGGRPSITLEFDDEHAVVLAADLDTRHARAAVLSLSGEIFAEHSGTLVVEDGPDLVLGELGRWFGELLEKTGRGAESVCGVGLAVPGPVDTETGRVVQPPMMPGWDGYDIRDRLARALAEHTGAAEVPVLVDNDANLMAYGEQRTGYPDCSAFVLVKVSTGIGAGVVVDGAVFRGIDGGAGDIGHIRVPEGARMLCRCGSYGCLAAVASGGAVARRLVEAGVPAASGSDVRDLLASGHPEAVGLAREAGRRVGDVLATVVTLLNPGVLMIAGDLAGTPFLTGVRELLYQRALPRSTAHLDVVTSRLGERSGLVGAGAMVVEHLYAPERVEERLRALGV from the coding sequence ATGACCGGACGGCCCGTCAGGACGGGACGAGGTGCCGGCCAGGCGAGCGCCGGCGAACTGCTCCAACTGGTGCGCAGTCGCCGCGCCGTGACCCGGGGTGCGCTCCAGCAGGCGACCGGACTGTCCCGGGCCACCGTCGGACAGCGGCTCGACCGGCTCTTCCGCGCGGGCTGGCTGCGCGAGGGTGCCGGGGGGCCGGTGGACTCCCCGCTGGGCGGGCGCCCCTCCATCACCCTGGAGTTCGACGACGAGCACGCGGTGGTCCTGGCCGCCGACCTCGACACCCGGCACGCGCGGGCGGCCGTGCTGTCGCTGAGCGGCGAGATCTTCGCCGAGCACTCCGGCACCCTCGTCGTCGAGGACGGTCCGGACCTCGTGCTGGGCGAACTCGGGCGCTGGTTCGGCGAGTTGCTGGAGAAGACCGGCCGCGGGGCCGAGTCGGTGTGCGGGGTCGGGCTCGCCGTGCCCGGCCCGGTCGACACCGAGACCGGCCGCGTCGTCCAGCCGCCGATGATGCCCGGCTGGGACGGCTACGACATAAGGGACCGGCTGGCCCGGGCGCTCGCCGAGCACACGGGCGCCGCCGAGGTGCCGGTGCTGGTGGACAACGACGCCAACCTGATGGCGTACGGCGAACAGCGCACCGGCTATCCCGACTGCTCCGCCTTCGTGCTGGTCAAGGTCTCCACCGGCATCGGTGCCGGGGTCGTGGTGGACGGCGCGGTGTTCCGGGGCATCGACGGGGGCGCCGGGGACATCGGGCACATCCGGGTACCGGAGGGCGCCCGGATGCTGTGCCGGTGCGGTTCCTACGGCTGTCTGGCCGCCGTCGCGAGCGGTGGTGCGGTGGCGCGGCGGCTGGTGGAGGCCGGGGTGCCGGCGGCCTCCGGCTCGGACGTGCGGGACCTGCTGGCGTCCGGGCATCCGGAGGCGGTCGGCCTCGCCAGGGAGGCCGGGCGCCGGGTCGGGGACGTGCTGGCGACCGTGGTGACGCTGCTCAACCCCGGCGTTTTGATGATCGCCGGGGATCTGGCCGGAACCCCCTTCCTCACGGGCGTGCGCGAACTGCTCTACCAGCGGGCGCTGCCCCGCTCCACCGCCCACCTGGACGTCGTGACGTCACGGCTCGGCGAGCGGTCCGGGCTGGTCGGGGCCGGGGCGATGGTCGTGGAGCACCTCTACGCCCCCGAGCGGGTCGAGGAGCGGCTGCGCGCGCTCGGGGTATGA
- a CDS encoding MGH1-like glycoside hydrolase domain-containing protein has protein sequence MDSTAQRAPRPAGRTVAYDPSSAASPLHVRAAAVLEAAWTGTSTVPSRGLYPHQWSWDSAFIAIGLRHVSPLRAQTELETLLAAQWTDGRIPHIVFNPSVPLDAYFPSPDFWRSSTAGRAAGAPRTVQTSGIVQPPVHALAAWLVHLADPGLSRARGFLTRVYPRLAAWHRYLLHRRDLGGGGLVSVVHPWEQGMDNSPCWDLPLSRVTPAPARSFRRADLDHGAPEDRPTDLDYGRYVRLAADYRDRGYADGGIGGAARRASVEGGGGRRVGDFAVEDPAFNALLIASEHALARIAHELGAAGSARQDRAERLTAALVERLWEPSAGMFLCRDVRAGELIPERGVSGLVPLLLPTLPRDLAATLVRTVCGPHFGLGGTTRLVPSYDLLGEAFDPHRYWRGPAWFNTNWLLERGLRLHGERGRADALRKGILHTAGASDFAEYVDPYTAQACGATGFGWTAALTLDLLHDRPAWDRNGVTAINGGDRG, from the coding sequence GTGGACAGCACCGCCCAACGCGCCCCTCGTCCCGCGGGACGAACCGTTGCATACGATCCGTCCAGTGCCGCGTCGCCCCTGCACGTCAGGGCCGCCGCCGTGCTGGAGGCCGCCTGGACGGGCACGTCCACCGTGCCTTCGCGCGGTCTGTATCCGCACCAGTGGTCCTGGGACTCGGCCTTCATCGCGATCGGCCTGAGGCACGTGTCGCCGTTACGGGCCCAGACGGAGCTGGAGACGCTGCTGGCGGCCCAGTGGACGGACGGGCGGATCCCGCACATCGTCTTCAACCCCTCCGTCCCGCTCGACGCGTACTTCCCGAGCCCCGACTTCTGGCGCTCATCGACCGCGGGGCGCGCCGCGGGCGCCCCGCGCACCGTACAGACCTCCGGGATCGTGCAGCCACCGGTGCACGCGCTGGCCGCGTGGCTGGTGCACCTCGCCGACCCCGGTCTGTCCCGGGCGCGCGGCTTCCTCACCCGGGTGTATCCCCGGCTCGCGGCCTGGCACCGGTATCTGCTGCACCGGCGCGACCTGGGCGGGGGCGGGCTGGTGTCCGTCGTGCACCCCTGGGAACAGGGTATGGACAACAGCCCCTGCTGGGACCTTCCGCTCTCCCGGGTCACTCCCGCCCCGGCCCGCTCCTTCCGCCGCGCCGACCTCGACCACGGCGCCCCCGAGGACCGGCCGACCGATCTGGACTACGGGCGGTACGTACGGCTGGCCGCCGACTACCGGGACCGTGGCTACGCCGACGGTGGAATCGGGGGGGCGGCCCGCAGGGCCTCGGTTGAGGGCGGTGGTGGGAGACGGGTGGGCGACTTCGCCGTGGAGGACCCGGCGTTCAACGCCCTGCTCATCGCCTCCGAGCACGCCCTGGCCCGGATCGCCCACGAACTGGGCGCGGCGGGTTCGGCCCGGCAGGACCGTGCCGAGCGGCTCACCGCCGCCCTGGTGGAGCGGCTGTGGGAGCCGTCGGCGGGGATGTTCCTGTGCCGGGACGTGCGCGCCGGGGAGCTGATCCCCGAGCGCGGTGTCTCCGGGCTCGTCCCGCTGCTGCTGCCGACCCTGCCGCGCGACCTCGCGGCCACCCTGGTGCGCACCGTCTGCGGCCCGCACTTCGGCCTCGGCGGCACGACCCGGCTGGTGCCCAGCTACGACCTGCTCGGCGAGGCCTTCGACCCGCACCGCTACTGGCGCGGCCCGGCCTGGTTCAACACCAACTGGCTGCTGGAGCGCGGGCTGCGGCTGCACGGCGAGCGCGGCCGGGCCGACGCCCTGCGCAAGGGGATCCTGCACACCGCGGGCGCCTCCGACTTCGCGGAGTACGTGGACCCGTACACGGCACAGGCCTGCGGCGCCACCGGCTTCGGCTGGACCGCCGCGCTCACGCTCGACCTGCTGCACGACCGGCCCGCATGGGACAGGAACGGCGTCACGGCGATCAATGGAGGGGACCGGGGATGA
- a CDS encoding amylo-alpha-1,6-glucosidase has translation MTDRHHLLVHGGTFAAVGDRGDISGYRGGNAPDGMFVQDARHLSRWQLTVDGAVPETLTPVADGDTARCVLVPRGGRNEPPAYTLFREQAVGDASFVESLRVTSNRPVPTTVRLAVTADADFTDQFELRSDHRTYTKAGAVRSRQDLGHGVEFTYRRGEWRSVTTVTAEPQPDAVEETGTGARRLVWTLALEPHGTAELVLRVMARPHGDKRALRVPRSPAALQEQLLSQEGRFAEGVAFPTGWPELSAACARGLADLAALQVPATGPDGEELRVPAAGAPWFLTLLGRDALLTSLFALPYRPRLAAATLPALAATQATDTGVSEVAQPGKIVHEVRHGELAHFGQVPYGRYYGSVDATPLFLVLLGAYTEQTGDTGPARRLERHARAAVGWMLDHGGLTSRGYLVYRADQGGLANQNWKDSPGAICSAEGTRPSGPVTAAGAQGYAYDALRRTAWLARTVWQDGTYADLLEQAAGDLRDRFQRDFWMPEHSFPALALDGRGRHVDALASDAGHLLWSGLLDKEYGEQVGRRLLEPDFFSGWGVRTLAAGQAAYHPLSYHRGSVWPHDNALIALGLARYGLHDEARAIARGLVDAAASTGHRLPEVLAGYGRDTHPEPVPYPHACVRESRSASAPLALLTAVGGV, from the coding sequence ATGACGGACCGGCATCATCTGCTCGTGCACGGCGGGACGTTCGCCGCCGTCGGCGACCGCGGCGACATCAGCGGCTACCGGGGCGGCAACGCCCCGGACGGAATGTTCGTACAGGACGCGAGGCACCTGAGCCGGTGGCAGCTGACGGTCGACGGGGCCGTGCCCGAGACGCTCACGCCGGTGGCCGACGGGGACACCGCGCGCTGCGTCCTCGTGCCGCGCGGCGGCCGCAACGAACCGCCCGCGTACACGCTCTTTCGCGAACAGGCCGTCGGGGACGCCTCGTTCGTCGAGTCGCTGCGGGTCACCAGCAACCGCCCGGTGCCGACGACGGTCCGCCTCGCGGTCACCGCCGACGCCGACTTCACCGACCAGTTCGAACTCCGCTCCGACCACCGCACCTACACGAAGGCCGGCGCCGTCCGCTCCCGCCAGGACCTCGGGCACGGCGTGGAGTTCACCTACCGGCGCGGCGAGTGGCGGTCCGTCACGACCGTGACGGCCGAGCCCCAGCCGGACGCCGTCGAGGAGACCGGCACCGGCGCCCGCCGCCTGGTGTGGACCCTGGCCCTCGAACCGCACGGCACGGCCGAGCTGGTCCTGCGGGTCATGGCCCGCCCGCACGGCGACAAGCGCGCCCTGCGCGTGCCCCGCTCCCCCGCCGCCCTCCAGGAGCAACTCCTGTCCCAGGAGGGCCGGTTCGCGGAGGGCGTGGCCTTCCCGACCGGCTGGCCGGAGCTGTCGGCGGCCTGCGCGCGGGGCCTCGCCGACCTGGCCGCGCTCCAGGTCCCGGCGACCGGCCCGGACGGCGAGGAACTGCGCGTCCCGGCGGCGGGCGCCCCCTGGTTCCTGACCCTGCTGGGCCGCGACGCCCTGCTGACCTCGCTGTTCGCCCTGCCCTACCGGCCGCGGCTGGCCGCCGCCACACTGCCCGCGCTCGCCGCGACCCAGGCCACGGACACCGGTGTCAGCGAGGTCGCCCAGCCCGGGAAGATCGTGCACGAGGTGCGGCACGGCGAACTGGCGCACTTCGGCCAGGTCCCCTACGGCCGCTACTACGGCTCGGTCGACGCCACGCCCCTGTTCCTCGTCCTGCTCGGGGCGTACACCGAGCAGACCGGCGACACCGGCCCGGCCCGCCGTCTGGAGCGGCATGCCCGCGCGGCGGTCGGCTGGATGCTCGACCACGGCGGCCTGACCTCGCGCGGCTATCTCGTCTACCGCGCCGACCAGGGCGGCCTCGCCAACCAGAACTGGAAGGACTCCCCCGGCGCCATCTGCTCCGCCGAAGGCACCCGCCCCAGCGGCCCGGTGACGGCCGCGGGAGCCCAGGGCTACGCGTACGACGCGCTGCGCCGCACAGCGTGGCTCGCGCGCACGGTGTGGCAGGACGGCACGTACGCGGACCTGCTGGAACAGGCGGCCGGTGATCTGCGCGACCGTTTCCAGCGGGACTTCTGGATGCCGGAGCACTCCTTCCCGGCACTCGCGCTCGACGGCCGGGGCCGGCATGTCGACGCGCTCGCCTCGGACGCCGGGCATCTGCTGTGGTCGGGCCTGCTGGACAAGGAGTACGGCGAGCAGGTCGGCCGGCGCCTGCTGGAGCCGGACTTCTTCTCCGGCTGGGGCGTACGCACCCTGGCCGCCGGCCAGGCGGCCTACCACCCGCTGTCCTACCACCGCGGCTCGGTCTGGCCGCACGACAACGCGCTGATCGCACTGGGCCTGGCCCGCTACGGACTGCACGACGAGGCCCGCGCGATCGCCCGCGGCCTGGTCGACGCGGCGGCCTCGACCGGCCACCGGCTGCCGGAGGTCCTCGCGGGCTACGGCCGCGACACCCACCCGGAGCCGGTGCCGTACCCGCACGCGTGCGTGCGTGAATCCCGGTCGGCGTCGGCCCCGCTGGCGCTGCTCACGGCGGTCGGCGGCGTCTGA
- a CDS encoding sulfatase-like hydrolase/transferase, which yields MPVFTRFRQSPQRGISGDESGTEHDEREEAVSAEVEAPAPRSRLSRLRTWRTRHPRAARALHLTTTVLAAVLVLGALLLPNTLPAVEPDRFARIPAEAVVGAVVMLVLPRRPRLVAAVLYGLGLTALTTVNLLDMGFNEYLGRGFNAALDWDLLPDAQAYVDDTLGGGVATAAAVGAVVLVLLVAAVMVAATIRLADVLSRHRVRATKGALLAGTAWVTCAALGLTLFGGPIASERGAGALRVHAQRTVDSLRDEAAFAQEAKADTFGNTPPDQLLPDLRGKDVIFTFIESYGRSALEDPIMAPGVDRTLDTSTEALTKAGFQARSGWLTSATFGGSSWLGHSTTMSGLWIDNQRRYRTVTAGDHLTLTKAFQKTGAWDTVGVMPGVQKGWPEEKWYGLDKLYDAFDLGYRGPKFSWSTMPDQYALEAFQRRVHGKKRDKPLMSFVILTSSHQPWAPLPKLVGWDELGDGSVFDAIQKAGNEPSDVLTDTTRSRQEYGKSIQYSVTSLTQWLERYGTDDTVLVFLGDHQPMARVSGNRASRDVPVSIVAKDPKVLDKVADWNWTEGLKPGRDAPVWKMSAFRDRFLKAYGSTPHASEG from the coding sequence GTGCCTGTCTTCACACGCTTCCGCCAGTCGCCGCAGCGGGGCATCTCAGGGGACGAGTCCGGGACGGAGCATGACGAGCGGGAAGAGGCCGTCTCAGCGGAGGTGGAGGCTCCCGCACCCCGATCCCGCCTCAGCCGCCTCCGCACCTGGCGCACCCGTCACCCCCGGGCCGCCCGCGCCCTCCACTTGACCACCACCGTCCTCGCCGCCGTCCTGGTCCTCGGGGCCCTGCTCCTGCCCAACACCCTCCCCGCCGTCGAGCCGGACCGCTTCGCGCGGATCCCGGCGGAGGCGGTCGTCGGGGCCGTCGTCATGCTGGTGCTGCCGCGCCGGCCCCGGCTGGTGGCGGCGGTGCTGTACGGGCTCGGGCTCACCGCGCTGACCACGGTGAACCTGCTCGACATGGGGTTCAACGAGTACCTGGGCCGGGGCTTCAACGCCGCGCTCGACTGGGACCTGCTGCCCGACGCGCAGGCGTACGTCGACGACACGCTGGGCGGGGGCGTAGCGACCGCCGCGGCCGTCGGCGCGGTCGTGCTCGTCCTGCTCGTGGCGGCCGTCATGGTCGCGGCGACGATCCGGCTCGCCGACGTGCTCTCCCGCCACCGCGTCCGGGCGACCAAGGGCGCCCTGCTCGCCGGCACCGCTTGGGTCACCTGCGCCGCCCTGGGCCTGACGCTCTTCGGGGGGCCGATCGCCTCCGAGCGCGGGGCCGGGGCCCTGCGGGTGCACGCGCAGCGCACCGTGGACTCACTGCGGGACGAGGCGGCGTTCGCGCAGGAGGCGAAGGCGGACACCTTCGGCAACACCCCGCCCGACCAGCTGCTGCCGGACCTGCGCGGCAAGGACGTGATCTTCACGTTCATCGAGAGCTACGGCCGCAGCGCCCTCGAGGACCCGATCATGGCACCCGGCGTCGACCGGACCCTCGACACGAGCACCGAGGCCCTGACGAAGGCCGGTTTCCAAGCCCGCAGCGGCTGGCTGACCTCGGCGACCTTCGGCGGCAGCAGCTGGCTCGGCCACTCCACGACCATGTCCGGCCTGTGGATCGACAACCAGCGCCGCTACCGCACGGTCACCGCGGGCGACCACCTCACCCTCACCAAGGCCTTCCAGAAGACCGGCGCGTGGGACACGGTGGGCGTCATGCCGGGCGTGCAGAAGGGCTGGCCGGAGGAGAAGTGGTACGGCCTCGACAAGCTCTACGACGCCTTCGACCTGGGCTACCGGGGCCCGAAGTTCAGCTGGTCGACCATGCCCGACCAGTACGCGCTGGAGGCGTTCCAGCGCCGGGTGCACGGGAAGAAGCGCGACAAGCCGCTGATGTCGTTCGTCATCCTGACCTCCAGCCACCAGCCCTGGGCTCCCCTGCCGAAGCTGGTCGGCTGGGACGAACTCGGCGACGGCTCGGTCTTCGACGCCATCCAGAAGGCCGGCAACGAGCCGTCGGACGTCCTCACCGACACCACCAGGTCCCGGCAGGAGTACGGCAAGTCCATCCAGTACTCGGTCACCAGCCTCACCCAGTGGCTGGAGCGCTACGGCACCGACGACACCGTCCTGGTCTTCCTCGGCGACCACCAGCCCATGGCCCGGGTCAGCGGCAACCGCGCGAGCCGGGACGTGCCGGTGTCGATCGTCGCGAAGGACCCGAAGGTCCTCGACAAGGTCGCCGACTGGAACTGGACGGAAGGCCTCAAGCCCGGCCGCGACGCCCCCGTCTGGAAGATGAGCGCCTTCCGCGACCGCTTCCTCAAGGCGTACGGCTCCACCCCGCACGCCTCGGAAGGCTGA
- the dusB gene encoding tRNA dihydrouridine synthase DusB, which translates to MSTPLQIGPHAVQPPVVLAPMAGITNAPFRTLCREFSGGKGLFVSEMITTRALVERNEKTMQLIHFDASERPRSIQLYGVDPATVGKAVRMIAEEDLADHIDLNFGCPVPKVTRKGGGSALPYKRNLLRAILREAVSGAGDLPVTMKMRKGIDDDHITYLDAGRIAVEEGVTAIALHGRTAAQHYGGTADWDAIARLKEHVPQIPVLGNGDIWSAEDALRMVRETGCDGVVVGRGCLGRPWLFSDLVAAFEGRTEDIARPTLREVADVMVRHATLLGEWIGDESRGVIDFRKHVAWYLKGFAVGSEMRKRLAITSSLEELRAGLDELDLDQPWPAGADGPRGRTSGNNRVVLPDGWLKDPYDCAGIGEDAELDTSGG; encoded by the coding sequence ATGTCCACGCCCCTCCAGATCGGTCCGCACGCCGTCCAGCCCCCCGTCGTCCTGGCCCCCATGGCCGGGATCACCAACGCGCCCTTCCGCACGCTGTGCAGGGAGTTCAGCGGCGGCAAGGGCCTGTTCGTGAGCGAGATGATCACCACGCGGGCGCTGGTCGAGCGCAACGAGAAGACGATGCAGCTCATTCACTTCGACGCGAGCGAGCGGCCCCGGTCCATCCAGCTGTACGGCGTGGACCCGGCGACCGTCGGCAAGGCCGTCCGCATGATCGCGGAGGAGGACCTCGCCGACCACATCGACCTGAACTTCGGCTGCCCGGTGCCGAAGGTGACCCGGAAGGGCGGCGGGTCCGCGCTCCCGTACAAGCGGAATCTGCTGCGGGCCATCCTGCGCGAGGCGGTCAGCGGTGCCGGCGACCTGCCCGTGACGATGAAGATGCGCAAGGGCATCGATGACGACCACATCACCTACCTCGACGCCGGCCGGATCGCCGTCGAGGAGGGCGTCACCGCCATCGCGCTGCACGGCCGCACCGCCGCCCAGCACTATGGCGGCACCGCCGACTGGGACGCCATCGCCCGGCTGAAGGAGCATGTGCCTCAGATCCCCGTGCTCGGCAACGGCGACATCTGGTCGGCCGAGGACGCCCTGCGGATGGTGCGGGAGACGGGCTGCGACGGCGTGGTCGTGGGCCGTGGCTGCCTGGGGCGGCCCTGGCTGTTCTCCGACCTGGTAGCGGCTTTCGAGGGGCGCACCGAGGACATCGCACGACCCACCCTCCGGGAAGTCGCCGACGTCATGGTCCGGCATGCCACGCTGCTCGGCGAGTGGATCGGCGACGAGTCGCGGGGCGTGATCGACTTCCGTAAGCACGTCGCCTGGTACCTGAAGGGCTTCGCGGTCGGCTCCGAGATGCGCAAGCGGCTCGCGATCACCTCCTCGCTCGAAGAGCTGCGGGCCGGTCTCGACGAGCTGGACCTCGACCAGCCCTGGCCCGCCGGCGCCGACGGGCCCCGGGGCCGTACGTCCGGCAACAACCGTGTGGTGCTGCCGGACGGCTGGCTGAAGGACCCGTACGACTGCGCGGGCATCGGCGAGGACGCGGAGCTGGACACCTCCGGCGGCTGA
- a CDS encoding MFS transporter, whose translation MASTSGLQWTFDAYTLVLASVLMLAGSTADRIGRKRVFVAGLVVFTLGSVLCSLAPNLRALVAFRMVQAVGGSMLNPIAMSIITNTFTDPRERARAIGAWGAVVGISMAAGPLVGGLLVESVGRRSIFWINLPVGLAALLLTLRFVPESRAGRTRRPDPVGQLLVIALFGSLTYAITEAPNTPLASVAPLAVVALAALAGLLVGSRGPRLPLLIAGFAMTASGILFAAFKAETSNTTLFAGYVLFGIGFGFVNAPITNTAVSGMPRAQAGVAAAVASTGRQLGQTLGVAVVGAVLASGVGASSYRDTFVSAARPGWWIIAVCGFAVLALGAVTSGRWGR comes from the coding sequence ATGGCGAGCACCTCCGGCCTGCAGTGGACGTTCGACGCCTACACCCTGGTCCTGGCCTCGGTGCTGATGCTCGCGGGCTCCACCGCCGACCGGATCGGCCGCAAGCGCGTCTTCGTGGCGGGCCTGGTCGTCTTCACCCTCGGCTCGGTGCTGTGCTCCCTCGCGCCGAACCTTCGGGCCCTCGTCGCCTTCCGGATGGTGCAGGCCGTGGGCGGCTCGATGCTGAACCCGATCGCCATGTCGATCATCACCAACACCTTCACCGACCCGCGCGAGCGGGCCCGGGCGATCGGCGCGTGGGGCGCGGTCGTCGGCATATCGATGGCCGCCGGCCCGCTGGTCGGGGGCCTCCTGGTCGAGTCGGTCGGCCGGCGCTCGATCTTCTGGATCAACCTGCCGGTGGGCCTGGCGGCACTGCTCCTCACCCTGCGCTTCGTCCCCGAGTCCCGCGCCGGCAGGACCCGCCGCCCCGACCCGGTCGGCCAGCTCCTGGTGATCGCCCTGTTCGGCTCGCTCACGTACGCGATCACCGAGGCGCCGAACACGCCGCTGGCGTCGGTGGCCCCGCTCGCCGTCGTCGCCCTGGCCGCGCTCGCCGGCCTGCTGGTCGGCAGCCGGGGCCCGCGTCTGCCCCTGCTGATCGCGGGCTTCGCGATGACGGCGAGCGGCATCCTGTTCGCCGCGTTCAAGGCGGAGACCTCGAACACCACCCTCTTCGCCGGGTACGTCCTCTTCGGCATCGGCTTCGGTTTCGTCAACGCGCCGATCACCAACACGGCGGTCTCCGGCATGCCGCGCGCCCAGGCGGGCGTCGCAGCGGCCGTGGCCTCCACGGGCCGCCAGCTCGGGCAGACGCTGGGGGTGGCTGTGGTGGGCGCCGTGCTCGCCTCCGGCGTGGGCGCGTCGTCGTACCGCGACACGTTCGTGTCGGCCGCACGGCCGGGCTGGTGGATCATCGCGGTGTGCGGGTTCGCGGTGCTGGCGTTGGGGGCGGTTACGAGCGGGCGTTGGGGGCGGTGA
- a CDS encoding ArsR/SmtB family transcription factor, which translates to MLRIHFTGSDLESVRMARRPDPLWEIVCSLCRLQTREGSVAFGPWRRTVGGLVRRDATAREAASALCSLVPRAAYFPDFLTPPVEDGPDDLQAGIDRVLATPRRRLRHELTLLTANSGRPWAGAELARGDVTALTALGGNLRTYHQEFIAPLWNRISAATAADLALRTRALVDGGTRTLLNSLRPMAVWEPPVLTVDYPVEHDLHLQGRGLLLVPSYFCWRRPITLADGQLRPVLIYPVDKTPSTPAASTASLARLLGPTRAALLYEAAALTCPTTSELADLTGVSLPSVSQQLAVLRDGGLITSRRDGKRALHTVTPLGRRLLDGL; encoded by the coding sequence ATGCTGCGCATTCATTTCACCGGTAGTGATCTGGAGAGCGTGCGTATGGCCCGCCGTCCCGATCCGCTCTGGGAGATCGTGTGCAGTTTGTGCCGCCTGCAAACGCGTGAGGGCTCCGTCGCCTTCGGCCCGTGGCGGCGGACGGTCGGCGGACTGGTCCGCCGGGACGCCACGGCCCGCGAGGCAGCGTCGGCGCTGTGCAGTCTGGTGCCGCGTGCCGCCTACTTCCCGGACTTCCTCACCCCGCCCGTCGAGGACGGTCCCGATGATCTCCAGGCGGGCATCGACAGGGTGCTCGCGACGCCGCGACGCCGTCTGCGCCACGAGCTGACGCTGTTGACGGCGAACAGCGGACGGCCGTGGGCGGGCGCTGAGCTGGCACGCGGTGACGTCACCGCGCTGACCGCACTGGGCGGGAACCTCCGCACCTACCACCAGGAGTTCATCGCGCCACTGTGGAACCGCATCAGCGCGGCCACGGCGGCGGACCTGGCCCTGCGCACCCGCGCCCTCGTGGACGGCGGTACCCGGACGCTGTTGAACAGTCTGCGGCCGATGGCGGTGTGGGAGCCGCCCGTGCTGACGGTCGACTACCCGGTCGAGCACGACCTGCACTTGCAGGGCCGCGGCCTGCTGCTGGTCCCTTCGTACTTCTGCTGGCGGCGCCCCATCACCCTGGCCGACGGCCAACTGCGACCCGTGCTCATCTACCCGGTCGACAAGACCCCCTCGACACCTGCCGCTTCCACGGCGTCGCTGGCCCGTCTGCTGGGGCCCACCCGCGCGGCCCTGCTGTACGAGGCCGCCGCGCTCACCTGCCCCACCACCTCCGAGCTCGCCGACCTGACGGGGGTGTCCCTGCCGAGCGTCAGCCAGCAGCTGGCCGTGCTGCGAGACGGTGGACTCATCACGTCCCGGCGGGACGGCAAACGCGCCCTGCACACCGTGACCCCCCTGGGCCGACGGCTCCTTGACGGCCTTTGA
- a CDS encoding helix-turn-helix domain-containing protein — protein MTTMAQETAARPPEAPRDADVRRHELAAFLRSRRERIAPEQVGLPRGRRRRTPGLRREEVAQLSAVGVTWYTWLEQARDIQVSVQVLDALARALLLDPSERAHLFRLAGAADPTPATTCPSVTPAMRAVLEQVEPFPACLQNSRYDILAYNRTYGLLLCDLDAVPPEDRNCVLLSYTHAEWQSSIVHLEETQRLMAARFRATMAGHLTEPAWKMLLKRLRTESPAFRTAWDRHEVVAHRTRRKEFLNRHVGRLTVDHTDLWLTPGAGPRIVTYVPADEDSRERLERLHALAEDRGFAAQVRGASARSTPR, from the coding sequence ATGACGACCATGGCGCAGGAGACAGCGGCACGCCCGCCCGAGGCGCCCCGCGACGCGGACGTCCGGCGGCACGAGCTGGCGGCGTTCCTGCGCAGCCGCCGGGAGCGGATCGCCCCCGAGCAGGTCGGCCTGCCCCGGGGCCGCCGGCGTCGTACGCCGGGTCTGCGCCGCGAGGAGGTCGCCCAGCTCTCCGCCGTGGGTGTCACCTGGTACACATGGCTGGAACAGGCCCGGGACATCCAGGTCTCCGTCCAGGTCCTCGACGCGCTGGCCCGCGCGCTGCTGCTCGACCCCAGCGAGCGCGCCCACCTCTTCCGGCTGGCCGGGGCCGCCGACCCGACGCCGGCGACCACGTGCCCGTCGGTCACGCCGGCGATGCGGGCGGTGCTGGAGCAGGTCGAGCCGTTCCCGGCGTGCCTCCAGAACAGCCGGTACGACATCCTCGCCTACAACCGCACCTACGGGCTGCTGCTGTGCGACCTGGACGCGGTGCCGCCCGAGGACCGCAACTGCGTGCTCCTCTCCTACACCCACGCCGAGTGGCAGTCGTCGATCGTGCACCTGGAGGAGACGCAGCGTCTGATGGCCGCGCGCTTCCGTGCCACGATGGCGGGCCATCTCACCGAGCCCGCCTGGAAGATGCTCCTGAAGCGACTGCGCACGGAGTCCCCCGCCTTCCGCACGGCCTGGGACCGGCACGAGGTCGTCGCCCACCGCACCAGACGCAAGGAGTTCCTCAACCGCCACGTCGGCCGCCTCACCGTCGACCACACCGACCTGTGGCTGACGCCGGGGGCGGGGCCTCGGATCGTGACCTACGTTCCGGCGGACGAGGACTCGCGAGAGCGCCTCGAGAGGCTGCACGCCCTAGCGGAAGACCGTGGGTTCGCTGCCCAGGTCCGGGGGGCCTCGGCCCGCTCAACTCCCCGTTGA